In Erigeron canadensis isolate Cc75 chromosome 7, C_canadensis_v1, whole genome shotgun sequence, one DNA window encodes the following:
- the LOC122608861 gene encoding RING-H2 finger protein ATL54-like, with product MDNDYEFDPFIILMLVGWPIITVVVGGPLAGLFICIIKCCCERQPPTQSIGMTTMAIRESSPEFAIDISDDEASDDVSETEEEEEEEEESAFEEDESTPIVETKNRLKEHKYNDGTRDIINNNCVICMEGFEENETVQVVSSCQHPFHTKCIYEWLYLNPSCPICRVYVKS from the coding sequence ATGGACAATGACTACGAGTTTGATCcgtttattatattaatgttaGTAGGATGGCCAATTATTACGGTAGTAGTAGGTGGCCCACTTGCTGgtctttttatttgtattattaagTGTTGTTGTGAACGTCAACCTCCGACACAATCAATCGGGATGACCACAATGGCCATTCGTGAGAGTAGTCCCGAATTTGCAATAGATATAAGTGATGATGAGGCAAGTGATGATGTCAGCGAGaccgaagaagaagaagaagaagaagaagaaagcgCTTTTGAAGAAGACGAAAGCACCCCGATTGTGGAGACCAAAAACAGACTGAAGGAACACAAGTACAACGATGGCACACGCGACATTATCAATAACAATTGTGTGATATGTATGGAAGGGTTTGAAGAGAATGAGACAGTCCAAGTTGTGTCGTCGTGCCAACATCCGTTTCATACTAAATGTATTTACGAATGGTTGTACCTTAATCCAAGTTGCCCTATTTGTCGAGTATATGTCAAATCGTGA
- the LOC122607438 gene encoding ferrochelatase-2, chloroplastic-like: MKTTSGPLPSYFIASKFNHKSKSSLLWSHRKLQVSCCSLQKLNLDGCIQNTRLAGKTYCSTHPLSDTESHSHIEDEKVGVLLLNLGGPETLDDVQPFLFNLFADPDIIRLPRLFRFLQRTLAQVISILRARKSKEAYASIGGGSPLRKITDEQADALKSELEAKKLSADVYVAMRYWHPFTEEAAQQIKSDGITKLVVLPLYPQFSISTTGSSIRALQNIFRQDKFLSRLPVAIIQSWYQRYGYIKSMADLIEKELQSFNTPEEVMLFFSAHGVPVTYVLNAGDPYKDQMEECIYLIMQELKARGVGNKHRLAYQSRVGPVQWLKPYTDEVLVELGREGVKSILAVPVSFVSEHIETLEEIDMEYKELALESGVENWGRVPALGCTSSFITDLADAVIEALPSATPMSTLSTTSSSQQFKQNPLGYAIKIFFGSFLTALLLLFPRIISALRKPVV, encoded by the exons ATGAAAACAACATCTGGACCTCTGCCCTCATATTTCATAGCATCCAAATTCAATCACAAGTCTAAATCTTCTCT CTTGTGGTCTCACAGGAAACTTCAAGTTTCTTGCTGCAGCCTCCAGAAATTAAATTTGGATGGGTGCATTCAGAATACACGTTTAGCTGGAAAAACGTATTGTTCAACACATCCTTTGAGTGATACTGAATCTCATTCACATATCGAGGATGAAAAAGTAGGTGTGCTTCTTTTGAATCTTGGAGGCCCAGAGACACTTGATGATGTTCAACCCTTTTTGTTTAACCTATTTGCAGACCCA GATATTATTCGTCTACCAAGGTTATTTCGTTTCCTACAACGGACTCTAGCACAAGTTATTTCCATACTAAGGGCGCGCAAAAGTAAAGAAGCATATGCCTCCATTGGAGGTGGTTCGCCTTTGCGCAAGATAACAGATGAGCAG GCTGATGCTCTTAAATCAGAACTTGAAGCGAAAAAACTATCTGCTGATGTCTATGTTGCAATGCGTTACTGGCATCCATTCACCGAGGAAGCTGCTCAACAG ATTAAGAGTGACGGAATCACGAAGCTTGTGGTGTTGCCTCTTTACCCTCAGTTTTCTATTTCAACAACTGGATCGAGTATTCGTGCACTTCAGAATATCTTTAG GCAAGACAAATTTTTGTCAAGACTTCCAGTTGCTATTATCCAGTCTTGGTATCAGCGTTATGGTTATATCAAGTCTATGGCTGACTTAATTGAGAAGGAGTTGCAAAGTTTTAATACACCTGAAGAA GTAATGTTATTCTTCAGTGCACATGGAGTGCCAGTTACGTATGTCCTGAATGCTGGTGATCCATATAAGGATCAGATGGAGGAATGCATCTATTTGATTATGCAAGAACTTAAAGCCAGAGGAGTTGGAAATAAGCACAGATTGGCTTACCAG AGTAGAGTTGGTCCAGTGCAGTGGTTGAAACCGTACACTGATGAAGTACTGGTTGAGCTTGGCCGAGAAGGTGTGAAGAGTATTCTTGCAGTTCCTGTTAG CTTTGTGAGTGAGCACATAGAGACACTGGAAGAAATCGATATGGAGTACAAAGAGTTGGCCCTTGAATCTGGTGTTGAAAACTGGGGTCGTGTCCCTGCTCTTGGCTGCACGTCTTCCTTCATTACTGACCTGGCCGATGCAGTTATTGAAGCCTTACCTTCTGCTACAccaatgtcaacattatcaacCACTAGCAGCTCTCAACAATTTAAGCAAAATCCACTTGGATATGCCATCAAGATTTTCTTTGGTTCGTTCTTGACAGCACTTTTGCTATTATTCCCTAGAATTATATCAGCATTAAGGAAACCCGTtgtttag
- the LOC122608862 gene encoding pentatricopeptide repeat-containing protein At1g71490 — protein MIRANEKIKHLLEINNFTQSSLWQDNGKKQPIKMLTSLVNSLQKSALENNLSKSFNIFSLLIQQKPQVNYLLQSLASLLSCCSHLKSIPQAKQLHSFLIISGLEKSPVLVPKLVTFYSVSNLLKDAYFVTLYSNILHPLSWNVVISRYVRAGFCKEGLSVYRKMLKQGIWPDSFTYPSVLKACGEECDLGFGKVVHGWIVVSGLGWNLFVYNTLVFMYGKCGELDVARKLFDEMPERDGVSWNSIISGYASKVMWREAFKLFDRMRNENVEVNAIIWNTVLGGYLKTGEYRRVLKLVSELRTSSDEWDHVAVINGLNACSHIGVLKFGKEIHGLAIRTNCHAYDNVKSSLITMYLRCKDVKYAQIVFHLVENKSVITWNSIISGFAHLNNSEEATFLFREMLISKVEPSYVTIASILPLCARVANLQHGKEFHCYVIKREDFKDYLLLFNSLIDMYARSGKILHARKLFDTLAKKDEVTYTSLIAGYGIQGEGQMAVDLFEEMIDSNIKPDHVTMVAVLSACSHSALVDQGQTLFDKMSSVYCIAPRLEHYACMVDLYGRAGFLGKAERIIRAMPYHPTPAMWATIIGGCRIHGNKELGEFAAEKMLELRPRYSGYYVLVANMYADYGCWEKLAEVRILMRGMGVNKVPGCAWLDVGAGFMEFLVADTKNANEIEIYGLLDGLSKQLTEAGYIMSDDKDEVMEA, from the exons ATGATTAGAgcaaatgaaaaaattaaacatttgtTGGAGATTAACAACTTCACCCAATCCAGCCTTTGGCAGG ATAATGGGAAGAAACAACCAATCAAAATGTTAACCTCACTTGTAAACTCCCTCCAAAAATCAGCACTTGAAAACAACTTATCAAAATCCTTCAACATTTTCTCACTTTTAATACAACAAAAACCCCAAGTTAATTACTTATTACAATCATTAGCTTCACTTTTATCATGTTGTTCACATCTCAAATCAATCCCACAAGCCAAACAACTTCATAGTTTCTTAATTATTTCCGGGCTCGAAAAATCCCCTGTTTTAGTCCCTAAATTAGTCACATTTTACTCTGTTtcaaatcttttaaaagatgCTTACTTTGTTACTTTATATTCAAATATTTTACACCCTTTATCTTGGAATGTTGTTATTTCTAGATATGTTAGAGCTGGGTTTTGTAAAGAGGGTTTATCCGTGTATCGAAAAATGCTGAAACAGGGGATTTGGCCCGATTCTTTTACGTATCCGTCTGTGCTTAAAGCGTGTGGTGAAGAATGTGATTTGGGGTTTGGAAAGGTGGTTCATGGGTGGATTGTGGTATCGGGTCTGGGTTGGAATTTGTTTGTGTATAATACTTTGGTATTTATGTATGGGAAATGCGGTGAGTTGGACGTTGCACGCAAGTTGTTCGATGAAATGCCTGAACGAGATGGGGTTTCTTGGAATTCAATTATATCGGGGTATGCAAGTAAAGTGATGTGGAGGGAAGCATTTAAGCTTTTTGATCGTATGCGAAATGAAAATGTAGAAGTGAATGCTATCATTTGGAATACGGTCCTTGGAGGGTACTTGAAGACAGGTGAGTATAGGCGAGTGCTAAAGTTGGTTTCAGAATTGAGGACTTCTAGTGATGAATGGGATCACGTGGCTGTAATAAACGGTTTAAATGCATGTTCCCATATTGGAGTGTTGAAATTTGGTAAAGAAATTCATGGTTTAGCTATAAGGACTAATTGTCATGCGTATGATAATGTAAAATCCTCGTTGATCACCATGTATTTAAGGTGTAAGGATGTTAAATATGCTCAGATTGTATTCCATTTGGTTGAAAATAAGAGTGTCATTACTTGGAACTCAATAATATCAGGTTTTGCACACTTGAACAACTCCGAAGAAGCCACATTCCTATTTCGGGAAATGCTGATTTCTAAAGTTGAGCCCAGTTATGTGACAATTGCAAGCATACTTCCTTTATGTGCACGAGTAGCAAATCTACAACATGGTAAAGAATTTCACTGCTACGTTATAAAACGTGAAGATTTTAAAGATTACTTATTACTGTTTAATTCTCTCATTGACATGTATGCAAGATCAGGGAAAATCTTGCACGCTAGAAAACTTTTTGATACTTTAGCCAAAAAGGATGAAGTGACATACACTTCACTTATAGCTGGTTATGGGATTCAAGGGGAGGGGCAAATGGCTGTTGACTTATTTGAAGAGATGATTGACTCAAACATAAAGCCTGACCATGTAACAATGGTTGCGGTTTTGTCAGCTTGTAGTCATTCCGCTCTTGTTGACCAAGGTCAAACTTTATTTGACAAGATGTCTTCGGTGTATTGTATAGCTCCTCGCTTAGAGCATTACGCTTGTATGGTTGATCTTTATGGTAGAGCTGGCTTTTTGGGTAAGGCGGAAAGAATAATCAGAGCAATGCCTTATCACCCGACACCTGCAATGTGGGCTACTATCATTGGAGGATGTAGGATTCATGGAAACAAGGAGTTAGGGGAATTTGCAGCTGAGAAAATGTTGGAATTGAGGCCTAGATATTCAGGATATTACGTACTGGTAGCAAATATGTATGCTGATTATGGGTGTTGGGAAAAACTAGCTGAAGTTAGGATTTTGATGAGGGGAATGGGTGTGAATAAGGTTCCGGGCTGTGCGTGGTTAGATGTAGGGGCTGGATTTATGGAGTTTTTGGTGGCTGACACTAAGAACGCCAATGAGATTGAGATATATGGTTTGTTGGATGGATTGAGTAAACAATTGACAGAAGCTGGTTACATCATGTCTGACGATAAAGATGAAGTGATGGAGGCGTAG
- the LOC122608007 gene encoding INO80 complex subunit C, which produces MEQEVLESGLILPTYMPFKKIQMHEKYPKGQARGRYWKHLKQIIQAENYQAYPPNEPNYVNIESPPSMHPRKQICDITGFEAPYSDPRTHLRYANTEVFKLIRSLPNEYVQSYLALRNAAVVLK; this is translated from the exons ATGGAACAAGAAGTGTTAGAATCAGGGCTGATATTACCAACATACATGCCTTTTAAAAAGATTCAAATGCACGAAAAATACCCGAAAGGCCAAGCTAGAGGAAGATATTGGAAACATTTAAAACAAATCATTCAAGCTGAAAATTATCAAGCTTATCCACCCAATGAGCCTAATT ATGTTAATATTGAGTCGCCACCTTCGATGCACCCTCGGAAGCAAATCTGTGATATAACTGGATTTGAG GCACCTTATAGTGACCCAAGAACCCATCTTCGGTATGCAAACACAGAAGTATTTAAGCTCATCAGATCGCTTCCTAACGAGTATGTGCAAAGCTATCTTGCTCTTAGAAATGCAGCAGTTGTTCTCAAGTAA
- the LOC122608863 gene encoding uncharacterized protein LOC122608863, which translates to MSKRGNDGTTGKRESLVWTGRMDDAFIQAMLKEKDNGNKIDGTFTSDACTNMVNEPSKSLNIQFKKDHLKNRLKTLKEHFSQCYDLFRGVSLSGFSWNPNTKLVEAEDEVWEALIKEKLEAEKWRTKQIAHYDEMLELFAKDRASGVAAETAKKKKKGTA; encoded by the exons ATGAGCAAGAGAGGAAATGACGGGACTACAGGAAAGAGAGAATCACTTGTTTGGACTGGACGAATGGATGATGCATTCATCCAAGCAATGCTAAAAGAGAAAGATAATGGTAACAAAATCGATGGCACTTTCACAAGCGATGCATGCACCAATATGGTTAACGAGCCGAGTAAAAGTCTTAACATACAATTTAAAAAAGACCATTTAAAAAATCGACTAAAAACTCTAAAAGAGCACTTCTCCCAATGCTATGATCTGTTTAGAGGAGTTTCTTTAAGTGGTTTTTCTTGGAACCCAAATACTAAGTTAGTTGAGGCTGAAGATGAAGTATGGGAAGCATTGATAAAG GAAAAGCTTGAAGCTGAAAAGTGGAGAACCAAACAAATTGCTCATTATGATGAGATGTTAGAGTTGTTTGCCAAAGATAGGGCTTCGGGTGTTGCtgctgaaactgcaaaaaaaaaaaaaaaaggaaccgCATGA